One segment of Streptomyces sp. XD-27 DNA contains the following:
- the prfB gene encoding peptide chain release factor 2 has product MAVVDVSEELKSLSSTMGSIEAVLDLDKMRADIAVLEEQAAAPSLWDDPDNAQKITSKLSYLQGHLRRTEELRGRIDDVEVLFELAEAEGDEDTRAEALAELDSVRKAVDEMEVRTLLSGEYDAREALVNIRAEAGGVDAADFAEQLQRMYLRWAERHGYKTEVYETSYAEEAGIKSTTFAVQSPYAYGTLSVEQGTHRLVRISPFDNQGRRQTSFAGVEVLPVVEQTDHIEIDESELRVDVYRSSGPGGQGVNTTDSAVRLTHIPTGIVVSCQNERSQIQNKATAMNVLQAKLLERRRQEEQAKMDALKGDGGNSWGNQMRSYVLHPYQMVKDLRTEFEVGNPQAVLDGEIDGFLEAGIRWRKQQEK; this is encoded by the coding sequence GTGGCAGTCGTCGATGTATCCGAAGAGCTGAAGTCCCTCTCCTCCACCATGGGGTCGATCGAGGCGGTCCTCGATCTGGACAAGATGAGGGCCGACATCGCCGTGCTCGAGGAGCAGGCGGCGGCCCCGTCCCTGTGGGACGACCCGGACAACGCGCAGAAGATCACCAGCAAGCTCTCCTACCTCCAGGGGCACCTGCGCCGGACCGAGGAGCTGCGCGGCCGGATCGACGACGTCGAGGTGCTCTTCGAGCTCGCCGAGGCCGAGGGCGACGAGGACACGCGCGCCGAGGCCCTCGCCGAGCTGGACTCGGTGCGCAAGGCCGTCGACGAGATGGAGGTGCGCACCCTCCTGTCCGGCGAGTACGACGCGCGTGAGGCCCTGGTCAACATCCGCGCGGAGGCCGGTGGCGTCGACGCCGCCGACTTCGCCGAGCAGCTCCAGCGCATGTACCTGCGCTGGGCCGAGCGGCACGGGTACAAGACCGAGGTGTACGAGACCTCGTACGCGGAAGAGGCCGGCATCAAGTCGACCACCTTCGCCGTCCAGTCCCCGTACGCGTACGGCACGCTCTCGGTGGAGCAGGGCACGCACCGGCTGGTGCGCATCTCGCCGTTCGACAACCAGGGCCGCCGTCAGACGTCCTTCGCGGGTGTCGAGGTGCTGCCCGTGGTGGAGCAGACCGACCACATCGAGATCGACGAGTCCGAGCTGCGGGTGGACGTGTACCGCTCCTCCGGCCCGGGCGGTCAGGGCGTCAACACCACCGACTCCGCGGTGCGGCTGACCCACATCCCGACCGGCATCGTGGTCTCCTGCCAGAACGAGCGGTCGCAGATCCAGAACAAGGCCACCGCCATGAACGTCCTCCAGGCCAAGCTCCTTGAGCGCCGCCGCCAGGAGGAGCAGGCCAAGATGGACGCGCTCAAGGGCGACGGCGGCAACTCCTGGGGCAACCAGATGCGTTCGTACGTCCTGCACCCGTACCAGATGGTCAAGGACCTGCGCACCGAGTTCGAGGTCGGCAACCCGCAGGCCGTGCTGGACGGCGAGATCGACGGCTTCCTGGAAGCGGGCATCCGCTGGCGCAAGCAGCAGGAGAAGTAG
- a CDS encoding serine/threonine-protein kinase: MSRKIGSRYTANQVLGRGSAGTVWLGDGPEGPVAIKLLREDLASDQELVGRFVQERAALLGLDHPNVVGVRDLVVDGNDLALVMDLVRGTDLRSRLDRERRLAPEAAVAIAADVADALAAAHSAGIVHRDVKPENVLLDMQGPLGPGGSHPALLTDFGIARLVDSPNRALPPPPAGRQHTARVIGTPDYLAPEIIEGLPPRASVDVYALATVLYELLAGFTPFGGGHPGAVLRRHVTETVAPLPGIPDELWQLLLQCLAKAPASRLRASELAARLRELQPGLRGIPPLDIDEPEDEAPDASPAPRGGPYDGSYDPGAGGATGAARPGGALGTPTGPSPGERRRGAVPLVPGAVSDSNRDTHTSMRVPGPDELAGGAHGTARAPRAAGQRRAGSARNRQVSDAVRRRRVRLGLAAALIAVAGIGGWLALGDDGGSDGPKGGTEHSAPAEPGR, encoded by the coding sequence GCGAGGACCTCGCCTCCGACCAGGAGCTCGTCGGTCGGTTCGTCCAGGAGCGCGCCGCGCTGCTCGGCCTCGACCACCCGAACGTCGTCGGCGTGCGCGATCTGGTCGTCGACGGCAACGACCTCGCGCTGGTCATGGACCTGGTGCGGGGCACCGACCTGCGCTCCCGGCTCGACCGCGAGCGCCGCCTCGCCCCCGAGGCCGCCGTCGCCATCGCCGCGGACGTCGCCGACGCGCTGGCCGCGGCCCACTCCGCCGGGATCGTGCACCGCGACGTCAAGCCGGAGAACGTCCTGCTGGACATGCAGGGACCGCTCGGCCCCGGCGGCTCCCATCCGGCCCTCCTCACCGACTTCGGCATCGCGCGCCTCGTCGACTCGCCCAACCGGGCCCTGCCGCCACCGCCGGCGGGCAGGCAGCACACCGCCCGGGTGATCGGCACCCCCGACTACCTCGCCCCCGAGATCATCGAGGGCCTGCCGCCGCGCGCCAGCGTGGACGTCTATGCCCTGGCCACGGTGCTGTACGAGCTGCTGGCGGGCTTCACCCCGTTCGGCGGCGGCCACCCCGGCGCGGTGCTGCGGCGGCACGTCACCGAGACCGTCGCCCCGCTCCCCGGCATCCCCGACGAGCTGTGGCAGCTCCTGCTCCAGTGCCTGGCCAAGGCCCCCGCCTCCCGGCTGCGCGCCTCCGAGCTGGCGGCGCGGCTGCGCGAGCTGCAGCCCGGCCTGCGGGGCATCCCGCCGCTGGACATCGACGAACCGGAGGACGAGGCTCCGGACGCGTCCCCGGCCCCTCGCGGCGGCCCGTACGACGGCTCGTACGACCCCGGCGCGGGCGGTGCGACCGGTGCGGCGCGGCCCGGCGGCGCCCTGGGGACACCCACCGGACCGAGCCCGGGGGAGCGGCGGCGCGGCGCGGTGCCCCTGGTCCCGGGCGCGGTCTCGGACTCCAACCGCGACACGCACACCAGCATGCGGGTACCCGGCCCGGACGAGCTGGCGGGCGGCGCGCACGGCACGGCCCGCGCACCGCGCGCCGCCGGGCAGCGCCGGGCGGGCTCGGCCCGCAACCGGCAGGTGTCCGACGCGGTGCGCCGCCGCCGGGTCCGGCTCGGGCTCGCGGCCGCGCTGATCGCCGTCGCGGGCATCGGCGGCTGGCTGGCGCTCGGCGACGACGGCGGGTCGGACGGCCCCAAGGGCGGAACGGAACACTCCGCGCCGGCCGAACCGGGCCGCTGA